The nucleotide sequence CAGGCCAACATTCCTGCCCCCGCCCGCAGTGCGAGCCGGTGACGGAGCGCGGTGGTCCTCACGTACCGACGGAATGGTGCGTTGGAGCGGAGCCTTCGGGCGAGGCGAGAGGGCGGACGCGCTTCCAAGAAAAGCCGGCGAAGCGCCAGCTGCGGGCGGCCCGTACCGCAAACCGACACAGGTGGTCGGGAAGAGGATTCCAAGGTGCTCGAGTGAATCACGGCTAAGGAACTCGGCAAATTGACCCTGTAACTTCGGGATAAGGGGGGCCTACTCTGAGAGGAGAGGCCGCAGAGAAACGGCCCAGGCGACTGTTTAGCAAAAACACAGGGCTCTGCCAAGGCGAGAGCCGACGTATAGGGCCTGACACCTGCCCGGTGCCGGAAGGTTAAGAGGGGATGTCAGCCGCGAGGCGAAGCATTGAATCGAAGCCCCGGTAAACGGCGGCCGTAACTATAACGGTCCTAAGGTAGCGAAATTCCTTGTCGGGTAAGTTCCGACCTGCACGAATGGTGTAACGATCTGGGCACTGTCTCAGCCGTGAGCTCGGTGAAATTGTAGTGGCGGTGAAGATGCCGCCTACCCGCCACGGGACGGAAAGACCCCGTGCACCTTTACTGCAGCTTTGCGTTGGTCTTGGGTCAGCGGTGTGTAGGATAGGCGGGAGGCAGCGAAGCGGCGTCGCCAGGCGCCGTGGAGCCAACCTTGAAATACCGCCCTCCGCTGTCCCGGGTCCTAACCCGGTTCAACCGGGGACCGCGCATGGCGGGCAGTTTGACTGGGGTGGTCGCCTCCGAAAGGGTAACGGAGGCTTCCAAAGGTCGGCTCAGCACGCTTGGTAACCGTGCGGGGAGTGCAATGGCACAAGCCGGCTTGACTGCCAGGCCGACGGGCCGCGCAGGTGGGAAACCAGGGCATAGTGATCCGGTGGTCCCGCATGGAAGGGCCATCGCTCAAAGGATAAAAGGTACGCCGGGGATAACAGGCTGATCTCCCCCAAGAGCTCACATCGACGGGGAGGTTTGGCACCTCGATGTCGGCTCGTCACATCCTGGGGCTGGAGAAGGTCCCAAGGGTTCGGCTGTTCGCCGATTAAAGTGGCACGCGAGCTGGGTTCAGAACGTCGTGAGACAGTTCGGTCCCTATCTGTGGTGGGCGCAGGAGGACTGAGGGGGGCTGCCCTTAGTACGAGAGGACCGGGGTGGACCCACCGCTGGTGAGCCGGCTGTCCCGCCAGGGGCACGGCCGGGTAGCCACGTGGGGAGCGGATAAGCGCTGAAGGCATCTAAGTGCGAAACCGGCCCCGAGATGAGTCCTCCCGATAGCAGGGCCGTCGTAGACGACGACGTCGATAGGCCGCAGGTGCACGCGCCGAGAAGCGCTCAGCCGAGCGGTACTAATCGCCCGAGGGCTTGCGGCACACTCCCGCACACAGCCGATTTTCTTCTCTCGTTTCCACATGCTCATTGACCGCAAGTACATAAGTACATACAAGCATTACCTCCCATAAAAGCCTTGCTGGCGGCTATGGGGCGGGTGGTCACCTCTTCCCATCCCGAACAGAGAAGTTAAGCCCCGCACCGCCGATGATACTGGCCTCGAAACCGGTAAAGTAGGTAGCCGCCACAATACCACCAACGACAGCCCCCCCTGCCACAGGCAGGCGGGGCTGTTGCGTTATAGCGCGTTGGATCGGCACGCCAACACCACCCCGGGAAAAGGGTTGCTAGACGATGGGAATTGGTTCAAATAAATGAAATAATGAAATAAGAATGGCAAATTACCTTCCAAAGGAGTTTCATTATATATTTGAAAAAAATTACGGGATGTAGCGCAGCCCGGTAGCGCACCACGTTCGGGACGTGGGGGTCGCAGGTTCAAATCCTGTCATCCCGACATTTACAACAGGAAGCCTGGTTAATAACCAGGCTTCCTGTTGTTGTGCTTGACGTATTAGGAAGTAGGAGGGATTCTGCCCTGAGAGTTTAGGATTGGGATTTGCCTAAAGGGACATCGTCCGAATCCATACCATCAGAAATTCAGGCTTGAAAAACAATAGCAGTATAGCCGCCAATAATGTACCAACTATTATATTGACGGTAACAGGAAATCTAGGCTTTATGGGCTGGGAAAGAGCAGGTTTAAAAAACAGCAAATAGGGAAGTCGTAAGTAATAAGCGAGCGAAATGGCAGCATTAATGATTCCGACAATCAGCAGCCACATTAACCAAGGCTGTCCCTGTGCTTGATAACTATCCCACAGGGCTGAAAAAACTAACCACTTTGCAGTAAATCCTACTGTGGGGGGTAACCCCGCTAACGCTACCATAATGAGTGTGAGAGTACTGGCTATCCAAATATGCTTCTTACCTAATCCGGCATATTCCGAAAGAATTGTTTGAGAACGGGGCCGCAACAGATCAATTAACAAGAAGGCGCCCATGTTAAGCAATAGATAAGCCGCCATGTAAAAAGTAGCGCTTTCGAATCCTAATGCAGTAAAAGCCACAATACCAATAATGAGGTACCCGGCTTGCGCAATGGATGAATAGGCAAGTAAGCGGCGGGCATTCTGCTGCCAGAGGGCGGCAACATTTCCAATTATAATGCTGATTAGCGCTATGCCACCCAGTAGAGGAAGGAGTTCAGTGGGTAAGGCGCTTACTGCTCGCATCAACACCAAAAGAACAGCGGCTTTGGGAGCTACCGATAAGAATGAAACCAAGGGTGTAGGGGTAGCTTCGTATACATCCGGTGCCCAGACATGAAAGGGAACGAGTGATAGTTTGAAAAGAATTCCCCCAAACGTCATGAATATAGCAGTATACATGACAAAAGGTACCTTTCTGGCCAGCTCAAATCGCATAGCTGGGTCAGTAAAATCAAGAGTTCCGGTCAATCCGTAGATCAAGGATATTCCGTAGAGCATGATTGCTGAGCTAATGGCTCCGAAGAGCAGGTATTTCAAACTACCTTCAGCCGCTTTTTTGGAGGGCGACAGGGCTACTAGCAAATATGAGCTCACCGAGACAAGTTCAAGGGCTATGTAGACTGAGAGCCAATGCGTAGCCATACACAGGAGACACAGGCCCAGAGTAGCAGCTATGAGCAGGGCATTCAGTTCAGTAGGAAAATCATAATCCACTATTCGTATATGGAGGAGCGTAAAAATCCACGCGCCTATTACAAGAAGCTTGAAAAAGACGGCTATATTGTCTAGAAACAACATTGAATGAAACCGGAATCCGGGTGTTTCACCCCATTGCCCCAGCACAAATCCCAGTGCAAGCACAGCTCCAGCTAAGGTAGTGATGAAGAGGATTCTGCCCATAATGTCCTTATTGACATAGCGATGCAGAAGTAATTCGGCTATCAGATAAATCAAAAGAAACAGAGCCAGGAACAGTTCAGGGACGATTCCAGCTAAACTCTGACCAATATGGATAAGTTGCTCGTTCAGGTACAAAACAGGTGGAACAATTTTTTTGACAAAAGTACGCAAAGATGGCAGGTTCACGAACAAACCTATAGAATTGGTTCATGACGGGCGTTAATGCTGACATCGATTTTCTTAGATTTTCTTTTCATCATACTCATTGTAATCTGTAATCATGGGAAAATTCATAAGTAGTTTACTTGGGGTTGTGTGTCTGATAGCCTCGGCGCAGGCGCAGTTTATGCAGGACATCAACGGGCGGGTGGTCAGTGAAGTAACTTATACCAACGTTGAGGGGTCACCCTACCTGATGGAGGAAGCCAATACGGGTATTGTACGAATGGCCAAAGACGATAAGGTATATGACGGCCTGAAATTACGCTACGATGCCTATAAAGACGAGGTAGAATATGAAAAAGATGGAAAGCTTTATCGCCTGGGACCAGAAATTTCATCGTTTAGTCTTGCTACAGGTGATGCGCTCTACGAATTTCGACGGGGTTTTCCGGCCGTTGGCGACCAGACTGAAAACAGCTTTTACCGGGTATTGACAGACGGAAACACGAAATTGTTGAAACGCTATGAAATGAAAATGCGGGAAGAAAAACCGTATAACTCCGCTACCGTTACGAAGCGTTTTGATTTAGATGAACAACTGTATGTTCTTAAGAAAGGTACCCTATATCCGGTGAAAACGGGAGATAGGAAAGGTATTATGAAGCTGGTAAGCGATGAGAAAAACCTAATGAACTATGTCATCAAGGAGGAGCAATTGAACTTTAAAACGGAAGATGATATTGCCAAGCTGCTGGAGGAATATGACGCCTACAAAGCGGGACGTAAAGGGGATAATTAAGAAAATTAAAGCCCAGAGTACCAAAAATATCCTGATACAGGTAGTAAAGTATTATTACTTTAAAGTCAGAAAAGTATTCTACTCGGGTTGATCAGTGAACATATATCCCACCCCTTTCAAGGTTTTGATAAATTTATCTCCCAGTTTTTCACGGAGTTTCCGAACGTGTACGTCTACCGTGCGTTCAAGCACATAAATATCGGCTCCCCATATTTTATGTAGAAGTTCTTCCCGACTGAACACTTTATTAGGACTTTGGGCTAGAAAGAACAACAGTTCAAATTCCTTCTTGGGAAGAATGATTGATTTGCCTTCCTGGGTGACTGAGTAATTTTTACGATCAATAGATAAACCGGCGATTTCTACCTCATCCCCACTATCTGATTTCTGAGCCTCGCGGCGAAAAAGCGCATTGATACGGCTCATCAAAGCCCGGGGTTTGATGGGCTTGGTAATATAATCGTCGGCCCCGATCTCAAAAGCGGCTATTTCGGAATACTCTTCCGAGCGTGCCGTTAGAAACATGATGTAAGTATCACGCAGGTCGTTATCCCCCCGAATCATACGAGCGGTTTCGATACCATCCTGTTGGGGCATCATGATATCGAGCAGAATCAGGTCAGGACGAAAATCTTTAGCTAATTGCAGGCCCTGACGCCCGTCAGATGCCGTTGCTACCTCATAGCCTTCCTTCTGAAGGTTGTATTCTAGTAGTTCTACGATATCCGGATCATCATCAACCACGAGTATCTTCTGAAACACCTGGGTTGCTTTTGCGGCACTCATGCAGAGGAATTTTGCGGTTTATTCAATGTCGAAATTAGCGGATGTGTGGTTGTGATTATTAACCAAAAGGCAATCATAACACAAATTTAATATCAGCGCCGCCTGATCGAGTACAGGGTACCCTGCTCGTTGGTCATCACCAAATCGGTATCATTGACGAATACCAAAGCTTCTTCCTGCTTTTTTCCAATCTTAATGCACTCTTGCGGATGGGCAAAATCGATCTGCCCATTTTCAATACCGAAGAGCAGGATCTTGCCATAGGTAAGCAAGGCAAAGGAGGTACCCGAAGGATTCACATCGGCAGCCGTCACCTGGCTGTTGATAAAAATACTATCCTGAACCGAAGCAAGGTAGTCCCCGGGTTGAGCAGGTAGTTCGTACAACTTTACAAATTGATCGGTCTTACTACGGTTCTTGGAAAAAAGATACAGCTTATTATTATAGAAAAAAAACGCCTCACAGTCGAAACTGAGTGAGTCAGCAGAGGGTGGGAAGCTATGCTGATCAGCATACCGAAAGGTAATTGATGCGGTGGTGTTCGTGGCAGGCGAAAAACTATAGATCCTCAAATCCCGCCGTTTATTGGCATTATTGCCAATATCGCCGACAAAAAGGGTGCCGTCGGGACTTTGGGCCAGGTCTTCCCAATCTACGTTTATAGCATCGGGTACCTGGCGTGTAGAAAGCAATTTTCCGGAATAATCCATTTCGTAGAGTTCCGGTTTGCCACCACTATCATTATGGACCCATAGCGAATGATGATGCTCGTCACGCGCGAGCCCTGAACTTTCATTTGCGATGGATGGAAGCCTGCCTATTTTGCTAACTTTGTACGCAGACCGGGCTTTATCGAAGCCGTTTTGCCGCTTGTCGGACTGACAACTGCACAAGGCGACTTTCAAGGCAAACCACAAATAAATTAATTTCCCCATGCATTCATTTTCGGGTTCTATACAGGAAGGCAAAGATAAAAAGAAATTGCCGAGCTATGTGAAATCGGCGGCCGTGTTGGTTACACTGATTGCGGGGGTTTATATTCTGCATGCCCTGCACGAAACGTTAATCCCCTTACTCTTTTCGGTATTAGTTTCCATTTTGCTTTTTCCGGTATGCTCGCGCCTTGAACGGTGGAAATTCCCAAGGGTGCTGGCTATCACACTGAGTATTCTGCTATTCATCGTGGTTATCGCTGCGCTCATCTACCTGGTGACCATTCAGGTAGCGGGCTTTGCTGACGAACTTCCCCGCATCACCCAAAAAGCAGAAGCCTTACTTGAGCAACTCACTTCAATGGGCGAGCGCTATTTTGATGTCAGCCGCTCCGAACAGGTCAGCCGGGCCAAAGGTTATCTTATCAACCTCCTCAGCGACAGCCGGGCTCTGTTGCTGGGTACTTTGGTGGCTACCACAGGTACCCTCACAACTGCCGCCCTGGTACCCTTGTACGTATTTTTCTTCCTGTTGTACCGCGATTTTTTTCGCCGGTTTGTGCACAAGGCTTTTTATAAAGTACCCAAGCACAAGCTCAATACCATTCTGAACAAAATCTATGAGGTGATCCAGAGCTACCTGGTGGGCCTGGTACTTGTAATTGCCATTGTCGGAGTGCTCAATACCATCGGGCTGCTTATTCTGGGCATTGATTACGCTATTTTCTTCGGATTTCTGGCTGCTTTCCTGATCCTTATTCCTTACATCGGAATTTTGATTGGGTCGCTTTTCCCGGCCTTGATGAGTATCATTACCGAAGACTCGGCCTGGTATGCCGTTGGCGTCATCGGGGTCATGAGTTTTGTGCAGTTTCTGGAAGGTAATTTCATCACGCCCAATATTGTCGGCTCCAAAGTAAGCATCAATCCCTTTGCAGCCGTCGTGATGCTATTGCTGGGGGACAATTGTGGGGACTGCCGGGATTGGTATTGGCTTTGCCGCTGACGGCAATTTTGAAAGTGATTCTGGATGCTAACCGGAGCACCGAGCCCTACGGCTTTCTGCTGGGCGAACCCGGAAGGGAGGTTGCGGAGGAAAAGGAAATAGAAAGGGAGCAAGTACAGGAAATACGCAAAAGGCGCCGCCCCAACAGCTCGCAGAACACGCGAAAAAAGTCTCGTCCCCGCAACCCGCAGGAGGCATCTGAACCTAATGCCGTCAGTGACCGCCCTGCTCCCAACGTTCTGGCGACCCTTGAAGAGGGTACCCTGAAGAACGAGGACGGCTCCGAAGCCCGCAAACGCCGCCGTCCGTCCCGCCGCCGCAAAAAGCCTAATGCCCCTAACGAAACGGAAGCACCTAAAAATTCAGCGGATCAAGATTCTTGAAATGCCCGTTCATTCGAATGCGGCTTTTGGTTTGCTCCATTTCGGATACTACCGGGATTACCTTCTGCAGATGTTGAATCAAAAACTGCTGGCGCGCACTCTCATGGCTTAGGGTGAGCAATTCGTACTCATCCTGCAACGATAACCCTACCTTATGGGCTACCTGAAAGGAGAACGGCTTTTTCTCCCGGTCATAGGCGACCGGGGTCGCCAGCAGGCCGTAGAGTTTGTCCAGTAATTCAGTGAGTTGAGGCAAGGGACGGATCAGATCCGTTTCTTCGGGCAGGTAGGTGATCTCTCCCCCGGCATATAATTTATCGGCCACCGGGTTGTCAAAGCTATCGATTCTGAAAACCCGCAGGCCTTCGGTGGAAATGTCCATACTGCCGTCGGGATGGCGCTCGTGCAGGGTACGTACCCTCATTTCGGTGCCGCAGCCGGGCAATCGGTTGTCCAGGTAGGTCGGAATTCCAAAGGTACCCCCGCTTTCCAGACACTCGTTGATCAACTGCCGGTATCGCTCTTCAAAAATATGCAGGTTGAGTTTTTCGCCGGGATAGGCGACCAGGTTTAAGGGAAAAAAAGGCAAAAACACGGACATGAACAGAATTGATTATGGAACGGCAACAGGCGTTCTTTCGACGCTCAGACCCACGCCCATGATATAGGGAAGTGGGTTTTGTCGCATGGATTGGGTCAAGGTAATGGTATACTTGCCCGGACCGGGAAAAAGGAAGTTGCGCTGAAAAACAAATTTGTGATCGAACAAATCGCCCAGGCCACTACCCCGGGGCTTGCCAGTGGTCTGGTCAGAGAGGTACATTTCGTCCAGTCGGGAGAAAACGGTCTTGCCATCCGGTCCTTTCATTTCGCGGGTCAGGTACAGGTTGTAATAAGGGTACTGCTGGGCGTTCCGAACCAAATAGTACAAGTTGTAAGGTTGCGATGCATCGGTCACCTCGAACTGAAACGTATATTTTTTATTCACATACCACAGCCCGTCCTCAATATCCTCGTAAGCTTTATACAGCGTGTTTTCGTCGCAACCAGCGCTGATTACCAACAGGAATAAAAGGACGGCTGATTTTATGACTTTCATTAACGGAAATGTACAGAATGCAAGCGACAGGGTTTTATTTCGAAGAGGTAGGTCAAACATTTGTTTCTTTAAAAAAACGCTTCATCCAGGTTTGGTCGGCAGGCACTTTCCATCGTTTCATCCACTGGGCCTTCGTAGCTACCAGATTATCAAACACCGAGGTACCCGAAAGAATCACTTCTTTGGCAATAGCTTGCTTCACCTCCGCTACAGGAAGGGTGCTTACCTGCCCCGCCTCGTCCAGGTAAGCTACCGAGCGGTCAAAGAAATCCACGGACAAGCGCTGACCCAGTTCCTGAAGCCAATGTACCGATTTATCGATAGAACAGCCGCTAGGCATTTCGTGTGCTTCGTCCACGGCAATCACTACAAAACGATTGTAGAATACTTTCCCCGATGCCAGCAGAGAGTGGTTATGAGCTTCCCATCCGTCCAGGGCGGCTTCAAGGGTCTGGGTGACCAGACTCACTTCCTGGTCCGTCAGCATGCGGTTGGCTTGATAAATCCACAACCGGGCGTCAAAGTCTATTTCATCAAAACGTATATACATGGTACCTGAAGGTTAAGTTGAAGGGAATGTTTTCAGATCTTCCCCGGTTGTGCGTAATTTTACAAAACTAACGATTCAAAATGGCTTTTTCTTTCCGACTGGCCGGAGAAATGGATGTGGATTCCTTACGGGAATTCAGTGAACGGCTTTTCAGAACAACTTACGGGGCACAGAATACGCCCGAAAACATGGCGATGTATTGCCAGGAAGCTTTCTCCGTAAAAAACTTTGCCGAAGATTTCAATCGGGACGATGTACGGTACCTGCTGGCTACTGAGCAAGGGCAGATTGCGGCTTACGCCAAGCTAGTACTTGGCAAAGGATGGGGTACCCTGGTACCCCAGATCGGCGTGGAGCTAGCCCGATTTTACCTTGATGTTCCCTTTCAGGGCCGCGGGCTAGCCACAACTTTCATGGCTTACTGTCAGCAGTGGTTACGTCAGCAGGGATTTTCGATGCTATGGTTGGGCGTTTGGCCGCAAAATGTACGCGCTCTGCGCTTTTACCAAAAGGAAGGCTTTGAAAAAGTGAGCACTGGCAGATTCCTGCTTGGTACCGACCCTCAGGTCGATGACATTATGCAAAAAGTTTCATAGAAATGTATGGGAGCAGGTACCTGCCACTACCTCTCATAACGCCCTTATAAATTTTCGGCCTGAGCAATCAGTTCGGCCAAATCCAACACCCGCACCGATGCTTCTTTTTCCTTGTTTTTAATCCCGTCTGTCATCATCACCATGCAGAAAGGGCAGGAAACAGCAATGGTGTCGGCACCTGTGCCTAGGGCTTCTTCAATTCGCTCGATGTTCACTTCCTTACGACCCGGCTCGGCATCTTTGAACATCTGCGCGCCCCCGGCACCACAGCATAACCCTTTGGCACGGCTTCGCTTCATTTCCACAAGATCGGCATCCAGAGTTTCAATAACGCTGCGGGGGCTTCGTATATTCCATTGGCCCGACCAAGGTAGCATGAATCGTGGAAAGTGATTTTGCGCCCCTTAAACGCTCCTCCCTCTACCTTTAGGCGACCTTCGTCGATGAGCTGCTGCAGGAACGATGAGTGGTGAATAACTTCATAGTTTCCGCCCAGTTCGGGATATTCATTTTTGAGGGTGTTGAAACAGTGCGGGCAAGCAGTTACGATTTTTTTTACGGCATACAAGTCCAGCACCTGGATATTGGCCATTGCCTGCATTTGGAACAGAAACTCATTGCCCGCCCGCCGGGCAGGATCGCCCGTACAGCCCTCCTCCGTACCCAGCACCGCAAATCGGATACCTACCTTGTTTAGAATTTTTGCAAAGGCAATGGTAATTTTCTTGCTACGGTCATCGAACGATCCCGCACAACCTACCCAAAAAAGGATTTCGGGGGTTTCGCCGCGAGCGGCCATCTCGGCCATAGTAGGTACCTTGTAGGATATTTCGGTCATTAGCAATCTACTTTTGAACGGTCGGCAATGCGTTTGCTGCCGCGAATTTCTCTTGGTTCACTTCAATCCCTCAGCCCAATTGAACCGATCGGCGGGTGAAAATTTCCATGGAGCCTGACTGGTTTCCAGATTGCCAAACATAGCGTTCCAAGAACCCGGTGCCTTGGCTTCATCCATAATCTGGTAGCGGCGCAGCTGCAGAATAATGTCGAGCGGATTGATCAGAATCGGGCATTCCTGCACGCACGCATTGCAGGTGGTGCAGGCCAGGATTTCCTCTTCCACAATATAGTCGCCCAACAGGCTCTTGCCATCATCCACGAACGTACCACCGTTGGCCTG is from Salmonirosea aquatica and encodes:
- a CDS encoding NADH-quinone oxidoreductase subunit N: MRTFVKKIVPPVLYLNEQLIHIGQSLAGIVPELFLALFLLIYLIAELLLHRYVNKDIMGRILFITTLAGAVLALGFVLGQWGETPGFRFHSMLFLDNIAVFFKLLVIGAWIFTLLHIRIVDYDFPTELNALLIAATLGLCLLCMATHWLSVYIALELVSVSSYLLVALSPSKKAAEGSLKYLLFGAISSAIMLYGISLIYGLTGTLDFTDPAMRFELARKVPFVMYTAIFMTFGGILFKLSLVPFHVWAPDVYEATPTPLVSFLSVAPKAAVLLVLMRAVSALPTELLPLLGGIALISIIIGNVAALWQQNARRLLAYSSIAQAGYLIIGIVAFTALGFESATFYMAAYLLLNMGAFLLIDLLRPRSQTILSEYAGLGKKHIWIASTLTLIMVALAGLPPTVGFTAKWLVFSALWDSYQAQGQPWLMWLLIVGIINAAISLAYYLRLPYLLFFKPALSQPIKPRFPVTVNIIVGTLLAAILLLFFKPEFLMVWIRTMSL
- a CDS encoding response regulator transcription factor, coding for MSAAKATQVFQKILVVDDDPDIVELLEYNLQKEGYEVATASDGRQGLQLAKDFRPDLILLDIMMPQQDGIETARMIRGDNDLRDTYIMFLTARSEEYSEIAAFEIGADDYITKPIKPRALMSRINALFRREAQKSDSGDEVEIAGLSIDRKNYSVTQEGKSIILPKKEFELLFFLAQSPNKVFSREELLHKIWGADIYVLERTVDVHVRKLREKLGDKFIKTLKGVGYMFTDQPE
- a CDS encoding AI-2E family transporter, giving the protein MHSFSGSIQEGKDKKKLPSYVKSAAVLVTLIAGVYILHALHETLIPLLFSVLVSILLFPVCSRLERWKFPRVLAITLSILLFIVVIAALIYLVTIQVAGFADELPRITQKAEALLEQLTSMGERYFDVSRSEQVSRAKGYLINLLSDSRALLLGTLVATTGTLTTAALVPLYVFFFLLYRDFFRRFVHKAFYKVPKHKLNTILNKIYEVIQSYLVGLVLVIAIVGVLNTIGLLILGIDYAIFFGFLAAFLILIPYIGILIGSLFPALMSIITEDSAWYAVGVIGVMSFVQFLEGNFITPNIVGSKVSINPFAAVVMLLLGDNCGDCRDWYWLCR
- a CDS encoding LON peptidase substrate-binding domain-containing protein translates to MSVFLPFFPLNLVAYPGEKLNLHIFEERYRQLINECLESGGTFGIPTYLDNRLPGCGTEMRVRTLHERHPDGSMDISTEGLRVFRIDSFDNPVADKLYAGGEITYLPEETDLIRPLPQLTELLDKLYGLLATPVAYDREKKPFSFQVAHKVGLSLQDEYELLTLSHESARQQFLIQHLQKVIPVVSEMEQTKSRIRMNGHFKNLDPLNF
- a CDS encoding gliding motility lipoprotein GldH; this encodes MKVIKSAVLLFLLVISAGCDENTLYKAYEDIEDGLWYVNKKYTFQFEVTDASQPYNLYYLVRNAQQYPYYNLYLTREMKGPDGKTVFSRLDEMYLSDQTTGKPRGSGLGDLFDHKFVFQRNFLFPGPGKYTITLTQSMRQNPLPYIMGVGLSVERTPVAVP
- a CDS encoding GNAT family N-acetyltransferase, encoding MAFSFRLAGEMDVDSLREFSERLFRTTYGAQNTPENMAMYCQEAFSVKNFAEDFNRDDVRYLLATEQGQIAAYAKLVLGKGWGTLVPQIGVELARFYLDVPFQGRGLATTFMAYCQQWLRQQGFSMLWLGVWPQNVRALRFYQKEGFEKVSTGRFLLGTDPQVDDIMQKVS